The following coding sequences are from one Anser cygnoides isolate HZ-2024a breed goose chromosome 10, Taihu_goose_T2T_genome, whole genome shotgun sequence window:
- the LOC136791631 gene encoding LOW QUALITY PROTEIN: uncharacterized protein (The sequence of the model RefSeq protein was modified relative to this genomic sequence to represent the inferred CDS: inserted 3 bases in 2 codons), whose protein sequence is MRHPVLWAVQVRAASSSQAREDPTLVLPSSLAEPEAAPEPGWAWGSFTFLCPPRHNRGRPSTSHLALPFPLPARSFCWEHRPQQAVQAAPEQDTICIICMDPVGDSKSYHTMVCPACSHAWFHRGCIQVGALXPHPARTAGAQQHQGPLTXSPHVFLLQGQAVSAGILYFQCPICRNQVEFRSEMSIMGIRIPVRGPTWEDGNAFASLQERHQRCDVSECLYPQGREQAEGQGPWQLLLCRSCAAEGTHRRCSNLTNSTGTWECDSCAGVGTASSSNLGLAGPSTSSPEVLGPSRGSPAPERSSLSSTSSQAAPGPSHSSQETERRRPGTEQGTICQPVHQAQDTWHSPRRCRRSSRAAEPSAGSSTPSLASRRAPGTSSHSLVPEGRLPAGQRGRPQSRSRSPLERPAPDAQSRPRRRRRSSHAPENGAGSSSSTRSARGAASGSPGGSPGPRRRRRSSQQGTARTRSCSPLQHQAPNTQRQTQRRRGSRRATTPSAQGSSSSSFESETALGSSSDSPVPERSSRSSHAGPVRMRSRSRLQHRAPNPYGRPEQRHGSSRAPAPRPGSSPQPPSQ, encoded by the exons ATGCGTCACCCAGTTCTTTGGGCAGTACAGGtaagggctgccagcagcagccaagcaagaGAGGACCCCACGCTggtgcttcccagcagcctggcagagccgGAGGCAGCGCCAGAGCCTGGATGGGCCTGGGGCTCCTTCACgttcctctgccctcctcgCCACAACCGCGGCAGGCCCAGCACTTCTCAccttgcccttcccttccctctccccgccaggtccttctgctgggagcaccgccctcagcaggcagtgcaggcagcTCCGGAGCAGGACACCATCTGCATCATCTGCATGGACCCTGTGGGGGACAGCAAGTCCTACCACACCATGGTGTGCCCAGCCTGCAGTCACGCCTGGTTCCACCGGGGCTGCATCCAGGTAGGAGCCCT CCCTCACCCTGCGCGCACggcaggtgctcagcagcaccagggcccgCTCA TCTCACCGCATGTGTTTCTTCTGCAGGGACAAGCTGTGAGTGCAGGCATTCTCTACTTCCAGTGCCCCATCTGCAGAAACCAGGTGGAGTTCCGTTCCGAAATGTCCATCATGGGGATCCGAATCCCAGTCAG AGGACCAACCTGGGAGGACGGCAACGCCTTTGCATCGCTGCAAGAGAGGCACCAGCGCTGTGATGTCAGCGAATGCCTTTACCcacaaggcagggagcaggcggAGGGACAGGG gccctggcagctgctcctgtgccGCTCCTGTGCTGCCGAAGGCACCCACCGGCGCTGCTCCAACTTGACCAACAGCACAGGCACCTGGGAGTGCGACAGCTGCGCTGGCGTGGGCACTG CCTCCAGTAGCAATCTGGGGCTCGccggccccagcacctccagtccAGAGGTTCTGGGGCCCTCCCGTGGCTCCCCAGCACCCGAAaggagcagcctcagcagcaccagcagccaggcagcaccggggccaTCCCACAGTTCCCAGGAGACTGAGAGGAGAAGGCCAGGGACAGAACAGGGGACAATCTGCCAGCCTGTACATCAGGCCCAAGACACCTGGCACAGTCCCAGAAGATGCCGCAGGAGCAGCCGTGCTGCAGAACCCagcgctgggagcagcacccccagcttgGCCAGTCGGAGGGCACCAGGAACCTCCAGTCACTCCTTGGTGCCCGAAGGCAGACTCCCCGCCGGCCAGCGGGGGCGACCCCAGTCAAGAAGCCGCTCACCGCTGGAACGTCCAGCCCCAGATGCCCAGAGCCGGCCCCGAAGACGACGCAGGAGCAGCCACGCACCAGAAaacggtgctgggagcagcagcagcaccagatctGCCAGGGGGGCGGCATCGGGGTCCCCCGGTGGATCCCCAGGGCCTAGGCGGAGACGACgctccagccagcaggggaCGGCCCGGACAAGAAGCTGCTCCCCGTTACAACATCAGGCCCCAAATACCCAGAGGCAGACCCAAAGACGGCGTGGGAGCAGACGTGCTACAACCCCCAgtgctcagggcagcagcagcagcagctttgaaagCGAAACGGCATTGGGGTCCTCCAGCGATTCCCCGGTGCCTGAacgcagcagccgctccagccacgCCGGGCCAGTCCGGATGCGAAGCCGCTCCCGGTTACAACATCGGGCCCCAAATCCCTACGGCCGGCCTGAACAACGCCACGGGAGCAgccgtgctccagccccacgtCCTGGCTCCAGTCCCCAGCCGCCATCACAATAA